In a single window of the Neodiprion virginianus isolate iyNeoVirg1 chromosome 1, iyNeoVirg1.1, whole genome shotgun sequence genome:
- the LOC124310235 gene encoding KRAB-A domain-containing protein 2-like: protein MERSGVCEETFLQKIKHIMDFNNGKRVMWDCEHFEKVKTILSTTEAKADMSHYYYFKKYELLQIGSVSSIVLKRSSESDDLVYMVPVEGYFEKLLEAHNQTGHGGRDKMLYYMKQKWRIPRSACEIFISCCETCNRKKSTVRKGVVVKPILSRGFNARGQVDLIDFQSCPDGEYNWLMNYQDHATKFIHLRPLQSKHAANVAEELSKIVFTFGAPAILQSDNGREFAANVVRELVSLWPSCKMVHGRPRHPQTQGSVERANADVENMLRAWMIDSKSNEWARGCYEGQWLKNTSKHRVINRTPNEAMFGPIKNGVASFNLPRDVIANLNTEEDLENALRLLSDSDQQQQHQDNPTVLSTQEKTQEHICIVCESGVSLEDAVTCQECDLETHINCGTLADQDTFFCSLCSRKKHIHDVQEDCDRRQKLAANKMVTFSTEKFPELAAGDCITLAVPTVDRAPLDFSRILGVVLDKQNEVYQIGTKAGIIKGWFSRPEIQKSGASMITLLDVRRDNFLTLREAAAAQSKCGGQGYKKCNCKMTKEQCSTKRCSCFKANMKCGSRCHNSNPCANKDC from the exons atggAGAGAAGTGGTGTTTGTGAAGaaacatttttgcaaaaaatcaaGCATATCATGGATTTCAATAATGGAAAAAGAGTGATGTGGGATTGTGAGCactttgaaaaagtgaaaacgaTTTTGAGCACAACGGAAGCGAAAGCAGATATGTCTCACTACTACTACTTCAAGAAATATGAATTGTTGCAAATCGGGTCTGTGAGTAGTATTGTCTTGAAGCGGAGTAGCGAGAGTGACGATTTAGTCTATATGGTTCCAGTAGAAGGTTATTTCGAGAAATTGTTAGAAGCTCACAATCAAACTGGCCATGGAGGTCGAGATAAGATGCTGTACtacatgaaacaaaaatggCGCATCCCCAGGAGTGCATGTGAGATATTTATTAGTTGTTGTGAGACATGCAATCGAAAAAAGTCAACGGTAAGAAAGGGCGTAGTTGTCAAGCCAATTCTTTCCCGGGGGTTTAACGCTCGCGGTCAGGTCGACTTGATTGATTTCCAGTCATGCCCCGATGGAGAATACAATTGGCTTATGAACTACCAGGACCACGctacaaaatttatacatctACGTCCTTTACAATCCAAACACGCGGCTAATGTAGCAGAAGAATTGTCAAAAATTGTCTTCACGTTTGGAGCTCCAGCTATCTTACAGAGCGATAATGGCCGAGAATTCGCTGCAAATGTTGTCAGAGAACTTGTTTCTCTTTGGCCGAGCTGCAAGATGGTTCACGGTCGTCCCAGACATCCACAAACACAAGGAAGTGTGGAACGAGCTAACGCTGATGTAGAAAATATGTTGCGAGCGTGGATGATTGATAGTAAATCGAATGAATGGGCAAGAGGCTGTTACGAAGGGCAG TGGCTGAAAAACACTTCGAAACACCGGGTAATTAACAGGACGCCTAATGAAGCTATGTTCGGACCTATAAAAAATGGCGTGGCGAGTTTTAATTTGCCCCGCGACGTTATCGCCAATTTAAATACGGAAGAAGACTTGGAAAACGCTCTCCGATTGCTCAGCGATTCGgatcaacaacaacaacaccaaGATAATCCAACGGTACTGAGTACACAGGAAAAAACCCAGGAGCATATTTGTATTGTTTGTGAATCTGGTGTATCACTTGAAGACGCAGTCACATGTCAGGAATGTGATCTGGAAACGCACATTAATTGTGGGACCTTGGCCGATcaagatacatttttttgctcGTTATGctcaagaaaaaaacatatcCATGATGTACAGGAAGATTGCGATAGGAGGCAGAAATTGGCAGCAAATAAAATGGTGACGTTTTCTACTGAGAAATTTCCAGAATTGGCTGCTGGAGATTGCATTACACTAGCAGTTCCAACTGTAGATCGAGCCCCCCTTGACTTCAGCAGAATCCTGGGCGTTGTTCTAGATAAACAAAATGAAGTATATCAAATCGGAACTAAGGCAGGAATAATAAAGGGTTGGTTTTCTCGACCGGAGATACAGAAATCAGGAGCCAGTATGATTACTCTTCTGGACGTTCGGAGAGATAATTTTCTTACCCTTAGAGAAGCAGCGGCGGCGCAATCAAAATGCGGGGGCCAAGGttacaaaaaatgtaactGCAAAATGACAAAAGAGCAATGTTCGACAAAGCGGTGTTCTTGCTTCAAAGCCAATATGAAATGCGGATCTCGGTGCCACAATTCTAATCCTTGTGCGAATAAAGACTGttaa
- the LOC124310237 gene encoding secreted RxLR effector protein 161-like yields MVSKFNNNPGKTHWSTVKRTFRYLKGTSKMRLEFSAEEIGEVIGYCDADWASDIDERRSCIGYVFILQGGAMSWNCKRQATVALSTTEAEYMALSSATQEAIWLK; encoded by the coding sequence ATGGTGAGCAAGTTTAACAACAATCCAGGAAAAACTCATTGGTCTACAGTTAAAAGGACTTTCCGGTATTTAAAAGGAACATCCAAGATGAGATTGGAATTCTCAGCTGAAGAAATTGGAGAGGTTATTGGGTATTGTGACGCTGATTGGGCCAGCGACATTGACGAAAGACGATCTTGCATCGGGTATGTGTTTATATTACAAGGTGGAGCAATGTCATGGAATTGTAAAAGACAAGCTACAGTTGCGTTATCTACCACGGAAGCAGAGTATATGGCGCTCAGTTCAGCGACTCAAGAAGCGATATGGCTGAAGTAA
- the LOC124310236 gene encoding dentin sialophosphoprotein-like codes for MVREQAGFEPFEVFGCNAMVYIPKQKLRKWDAKSEEMICIGCYEETKEDLEKAGTTSVEENQFTPVSLDFDSSDSVDSDSEDDGENSEEDEVRSESNCDTASTTEDPQEDTLTLEDSTAEEVMERDSISSETTSSNIGGDLRRSRRQRKPPRMDDYVLYLAQTSEAADPSTAEEALSGHNSPENPGKGHARRVSVVDRK; via the exons ATGGTCAGGGAACAAGCCGGATTTGAGCCATTTGAGGTCTTTGGTTGCAATGCTATGGTTTACATACCGAAACAAAAACTTCGTAAATGGGATGCTAAATCAGAGGAAATGATTTGTATCGGGTGCTATGAAGAGACTAAAG AGGACTTAGAGAAAGCTGGGACGACATCCgttgaagaaaatcaatttactCCAGTATCACTTGACTTCGATTCTTCGGACTCTGTAGATTCTGACTCAGAAGACGACGGTGAAAATAGCGAAGAAGATGAAGTGCGGTCTGAGTCCAATTGTGACACAGCATCGACGACAGAAGATCCTCAAGAAGACACGTTAACACTAGAAGACTCTACGGCAGAAGAGGTTATGGAAAGAGATTCAATTTCAAGCGAAACAACGTCATCCAATATCGGTGGGGATTTGAGAAGATCACGACGGCAGCGAAAGCCTCCACGAATGGATGACTACGTACTATACCTGGCACAAACAAGTGAAGCAGCTGATCCTTCGACAGCAGAAGAAGCTTTGAGTGGTCACAACAGTCCTGAAAATCCTGGAAAAGGCCATGCAAGAAGAGTATCAGTCGTTGATCGAAAATGA